The region GTAGAACGCCGTGCTGCCTGCAGTCATCTCGCCGGACATCCGGTCCCCAATTCGAAGATCAGCCGCTCTGCTCACCGCACCCTAATGAACTCGGGCGGTTCTGCCACAGGTCCGGTCGGGCAGGTGCGGCCCCGCCGCCCCGGCGCAGGCACCCGGACGTGGCCGCGCGTCACCCTCCCCGCCGCGACCTGGGAGAACTAGCGTCTCCCGGATGAGAGGTGTGCGGGGGCACGGGTCGGTCCGCAGAACGGCGGCGGCCCTGGTGACGACGGGCGTGGCGGTGGCGGTGCTGGCCGGGTGCGGTGATGCAGCGGCGGAGCTGACGCCGGGGCCCGCGCCGCAGAGCAGCAGCACCTCCCCCACGCCGAGCCCCGAGACGACGACCAGCGCCGCCCCGACGACCACCGTCCCGGCGCCGACGACCCGCGCCCACGGCACGACGGCCCCGCACCCCGTGACGCCCTCGCCCACGGCCGGGGCGCAGGCGGCGGCCCCGGCCATGATCTGGCCCGTGACGGACGCGGCCGCGGCGAGGCAGTTGCAGGCCGACGTCGACGGCGGCTCGCAGCCCTGGCTGCTGGATCCGCAGGAGGTCGCGCTGAGCTACACGTCGTCGGTCTACGGCTGGACCTCGCCGGAGACCACCCCGGCCGGCGACGGGACCGTGCAGGTCCAGGACGCGCAGGGCGGCCGCGCGACCGTGCACCTCGTCCAGCCCGTCCGCTCCGGGGCCGGCGGGATCTGGGTCGTCGACGCCGCCGAGCGCACATAGACCCGGCTCACCCGTTGTGGTGAAGACTCGCGAAGAGTGCAGCATTCCGGGGCCCGGCTCCGATGTTCCCCATGACGCTGCCGACAACGGCAGCACGCGAAGCGCCAGGGAGCGACAGTGATGACGAGCGACTCCGTCCAGCAGGACATGTTCACCGTGCTGCACGGGCAGCCGGCGCCGGTCGTGACGCGGTGGACCTACACCGCGACGGACCCGTTCGCCGTCACGCTCGCCGTCCGGACCAGGCACGATCGCTGGGTCGAGTGGCTCGTCGGCCGGGACCTGGTCCTCGAGGGGCTCTCCCGGCCGACGGGTGACGGAGACATCCGGATGAGCCCGCAGCTCGTCCAGGGCTACGACATCGTGGAGATCGAGATCCGCTCGACGGACGGCCGCGCGGTCCTCGAGGTGGACCGGGACCTGCTCCGGCACTTCGTCGACTCGACCGCGGAGATGATCGCGTTCGGTGAGGAGTCCGACCGGATGGACCTCGACGGGATGATCGAGCGGATCAGCCAGAGCTGCGCTGAGTAGTCAGCTCCCCGGTGGTCGCTCCCCGGGCCGGTCCGGCCCCGGATCGGGACTCCGGTACCGCTCGGCGTACCGCGCCGCGGCCGCCGCCCGCTCGCCCGCGAAGCCCTCGCTGCGGACGCGCTCGGAGGTCCCCGGCGGGAAGCCCGCCTTCGTCGCCCGGTGCTCCGCGGACTCGTAGGCGTAGGCCACCGCGTACGGGATTCCCACCAGCACACCCCCGAGGACGCCGACCAGCCGAACCCACAGCGGCACCGGCAGCACCGCGATCAGCACGATCCCCGGCAGGGCCATCTGCACCACCGCCCGGAACAGGTGCCGCGCGAACCAGGACCGGGTGGTCAGGTCGTGCAGCACCCACTCCCGGTAGCGCGGCGGAAGGCCCCCGCCCAGCGCGTACCAGAGCCACCGGACGGGGTCGGGCCTCCTGCCTCGCACGTCAGTCACCCCAGGCGCGCAGCGGGACCGCCCTCAGCGGCCGAAGGCTCCGGGCCCTGCGTCGGCCCGGCCGTCGGCGGCCGCGGCCGCGCCCCCGGCCTCGGGCAACCCGTCGATCCGCGACGCGGCGTCGCCCGGCGCCAGGTCCGCGTCCGCCGCGTCCCCGAACTCCGGGTCGTTGCGCACGTCGAGGCCGGCGTCCACCTCGGCGTCCTCGGGGTGGAGGTCCTCCTCCAGTGACGCGGTCACCTCCGGGTCGCCCACGGGGCCGTCGTCGACCACGGGATCCACCGCGTCGTCGAGCTCGTGCACCGCGGCCTCCTCGGCCGACGCGGCGCCCCCGGCGGGCCCGACGTCCCGGGCCGCCCCGTCGCTGGCGGGCCAGCCGTCCGGGGCCGTGTCCGCGGCCTCCAGCCGGCCGCTGCGATCGGGATCCGTCACCACCGCGTCCTCAGGTATCTCACGGCGCAGCCGGGAGTCGAGCGTCTCCCCCGCGCGCTGCTCGGCGGGCGTCACGCCGTAGTCCGTGGCCGCCACCGGACGGTCCGGCGGCACCCACCCGGCGTCGAGCGGGTCCGCCGCGAACGGCCCGGTCAGCGACTCCTCGGAGCTGAGCTGCATCGTCTCCGCCATGTCCGGGGCAGGGCTGTACTCGTCCTCGTCGTCCGTCTCGCTCTTGCGGATCTGAGCCATCATCGCTCCTCACAGGGTCTAGCCGTACCGATCGGGGTCGGTCCTGTTCGCGTACCCCGCACGGCCCCCGGGCACACCGTCTGATCTCATCTCGGCGAGGCCCGAGCCGGGCCGCGGCGAGGACGAGGGGGAACCATGACGGCGAGCACGGCGGTGGGGATCGAGCGCCTCGCGGACGGGGTCGTGCTCGTCGAGCTGCGCCGGCCCCCGCACAACTACTTCGACGTGCCGCTGATCACTGCGCTCGCGGACCTCTACGCCGAACTCGACGCGGACACCGCCGTCCACGCGATCGTCCTCGCCAGCGAGGGCCGCAACTTCTGCGCCGGGGCGAACTTCGGCGGCGACGGGGACCGCACGGAGGCCATCTCGACCGACGTCGCCGGGTCGCTCTACGCCCAGGGTGTGCGGCTGTTCTCGGTCGGCACTCCGGTCGTCGCGGCCGTGCAGGGCATCGCGATCGGCGGCGGCCTCGGCCTCGCCGTGTCCGCGGACTTCCGGGTGGCCGGCCCGGGCACCCGGTTCAGCGCGAACTTCTCCCGGCTCGGGTTGCACCAGGGCTTCGGGCTGTCGGTGAGCCTGCCCCGCGTCGTCGGGCGGCAGCACGCGCTGGACATGCTCCTCACCGGGCGACGGGTCGGCGCCGACGAGGCGCTCCGGTTCGGCCTGGCGGACCGCCTCGCCGCCACCGACGACGGGATCCGGGCGGACGCCGTCGCCCTCGCCACCGAGATCGCCGCGGCCGCGCCGCTCGCCGTCCGTAGCATCCGGGCCACGCAGAAGGCCGGGCTGGCCGAGGAGGTGGCCGCGATCACCGCGCACGAGGCGGCCGAGCAGCTGTGGCTGCGCGGCACCGCGGACTTCGCCGAGGGAGTCGCCGCGTCGCTGCAGCGGCGCGCGCCGCGCTTCACCGGGAGCTGAGCACGGTGAAGCCCGAACGGCCCCGCCCCGATCCCGACGCCCCCACGGCGGGCCCTCCGCGGCCGCGGGACTCCTCGGCGACGCGGCGGTCCCTGCTCGCCGCCGCCCGCGAGCTCTTCGCGACCGACGGCTACGACGGCACGACGGTGCGTGCGATCGCCGAGCGAGCCGGGGTGAACCAGGCACTGCTGTTCCGGCACTTCGGCAACAAGGAGCAGCTCTTCGCCGAGGCCGTCGCGGGACAGGCCCTGGACGTGCTGCACGACGGTCCGCCGCAGGAGGTGCTGCGCCGCACGCTGGAGGCGATGCTGGCCACCGGCCCGGACGACTCCGCCGAGTCCACGCTCTTCTTCGCCGCGCTCCGCTCGCAGGGCAACACCGAGGCCGCGCGGACGGTCCGGGCGCAGCTGCGGGAGGCCTACGGCGGCGCCCTCGCCGCTCTCGTGGCCACCGACGACCCCGCAGACGCCGAGCTGCGCGCCGATCTCACGCTGGCCTGGCTGCTCGGGATCGCGTTGCTGCGCAGGGTGATCCACAGCGACGCGCTGACGGCCGCGGAACCGGAGACGGTCATCGGGCACGTCGTCAGGGCCACCGACGCGCTCCTCGGACCGGTTGACAGCGCGTAGAGCACGTTCCTACGGTCGGTTGTCAGCGATTGCTGACACCGGACGGACGGGACCTATGTCGACCACCGACCGCATCACCGCCGGCGCGAGCCCGACGACGGGGTGCCCGGTGGACCACGGCCGCGCGCCGGCCTACCCGTTCGCGGCGCCGGAGGCACTCGACCTCGGTCCCCGCTACAAGGAGCTCCGCGCGGAGGAACCGCTCTCCCGGATCACGCTGCCCTACGGTGGCGAGGCCTGGCTGGCCGTCCGGCACGCGGACGTCCGGACCGTGCTGGCCGATCCGCGGTTCAGCCGGGCCGCCGTCGTCGGCGCGGACGTCCCGCGTGCCCGCCCCGAGATCGACACCCAGGCCGCGTCGATCCTGAACATGGACCCGCCGGAGCACACCCGGCTGCGCAAGCTCGTCGCCCGCGCCTTCACCGCACGCCGGGTCGAGCGCCTCCGGCCGCGCGCCGAGGAGATCACCGCCGAGCTCCTCGCCGGGATGCGCGCCGCCGGGGCGCCCGCGGACCTGATGGAGCACCTGGCCGTCCCGCTGCCCGTGACGATCATCTGCGAGCTGCTCGGGGTGCCCGTCGCGGACCGGGACGTGTTCCGCGCTGGGGCCGATGCGGCGCTGTCGACGTCCTCGCGCTCACCGCAGGAGCGGCTGCAGGCGGGTCAGGACATGATCGCGTACATGGCCGGCCTGGTCGCCCGCCGCCGCGCCGAGCCGACGGAGGACCTGCTCGGCGCCCTCGTCCTCGCCCGGGACTCCGAGGACCGGCTGACCGAGGCCGAGCTGATCGGCCTGGGCATCGGCATCCTCGTCGCGGGCCACGAGACGACGATGAACCACATCGGCAACTTCACCTACGCGCTGCTGACCGGCCCCGGCGCCGCCGACCGGCTCCGCGCGGACCCGGACGGCGTGCCGGCCGCCGTCGAGGAGCTGCTGCGGCACACGCCGCTCGGCGCGGGAGCGGGCTTCGTCCGGATCGCGACCGAGGACGTCGAGCTCGGCGGAGTCACCGTCCGCGCGGGCGAGGGCGTGATTGTCGCGATCCACTCGGCGAACCGGGACGATGCCGTGTTCGACGACGCGGACGCGCTCCGGCTGGACCGCGCGGTCAACCCGCACATCGGTTTCGGGCACGGCCCGCACCACTGCCTCGGTGCCCAGCTCGCCCGGATGGAGCTGCAGGTCGCGATGGGCGCGCTGACGCGCGAGTTCCCGGACCTGGCGCTGGCGACGCCACCGGAGGACGTCGCGTGGAAGTCCGGCGGCTTCGTCCGGGGCCCGGAGACCCTGATGCTCACCTGGTGACGCCGCCCTGCGCGGCGAACCGCGCCCTCAGGCCTCGACGGGTTCGGGCCGCGCGCTCGGCAGCGCCACGCGCAGCAGCACCCGGCTGCCCCGCGCGTCGTAGTGCACGAGGACCGTCTCGACGGTGTGCTGCATCATCCGGATCCCGCGGCCGCCCGGCGCCGGGGCTGCGTCCGGGACGGGCGCGACCGGCTCCTGCCACAGTCCGTGGTCCGTGATCTCGATGTTGAGCGCGCCGGTCTCGGTCCAAAGCGTGAGCTCGACGTCGCCGCCCCCGCCCTCGGGGTAGGCGTGCTGGACGACGTTCTCCACGGCCTCCCCGACAGCGAGCACCACGTCGTCGTTGCGGTCCGGGGTCATGCCGAGCGGCTCGAGCCAGCTCAACATCTGGCACCGGATGAGGGAGAGCTGGCCGGGATCGGCGGGCCAGACGCGGTGGACGTACTCGACGGTCTCGAGGGGGTTCGCCATGTGGGGTCTCCGGGACGGGATGCGGGGGGCGCCGGACAGCTATGGGTGCCTCGAACAGCCCCTACGGCAAACACCACTGGGCGTGCGGTGGACACCGTTCGCCGTATCCGGTCACCGTTCGTGTCCGCGAAGTGGCCCAGCCGCTACAGCATTCGGCCCAACGCCGTCACATATCGGTCCTTGCCGCGGGCTCCGGAGCCGTGCCGGAGTCCGCCGCCGGCACCGCCCCGGTGGGCTCGGCCGGGTCCGCCACGTCCTCCGCGAGGACGTCCGTGGGGTCCTCGGGGTCGCCCTTCCCGGTGCGCAGGTCGATCTCCTGGCCCATGTAGCGCAGGATCTCCGCCGCGACGGCGGCGACCGGTACCGCGAGGAACGCTCCCGCGATGCCGTAGAGCGCACCACCGGCCGTCACCGCGAGCAGGACGACCGCCCCGTGCAGCTTCAGGCTGCGGCTCTGCAGGACCGGTTGCAGCACGTTGCCCTCGATCTGCTGCACCGCGATGATGATCGCCAGCACGATGAGCGCCGTGGTGAAGCCCTTGGTGACCAGCGCGACCAGCACCGCGAGCGCCCCGGCGACCAGGGCCCCGATGATCGGGATGAAGCCGCCGAAGAAGGTCAGCACCACCAGCGGCAGCGCCAGCGGCACGCCGAGGATCAGCAGCCCGACCCCGATGAAGACCGCGTCCACCAGGCTGACCAGCGCCTGGGTGCGGATGAAGCCGCCGAGTGTGCGCCAGGTGCGGTCCAGCAGGGGCCGCAGATGCCGGCCGGCGCGATCGCCGGTGACGCCGACGAGCCACGGCACGAACCGCGGCCCGTCCTTGACGAAGAAGAACGCCAGGACAAGCGCGAGGACCACGTTGAGCAGCCCGGACGCGACGGCCGAGACCCCGGTGAGCACCCCTCCTGCGATGGTGGTGGCGCTGGCCTGCAGCTGGGCGACGATGCTGTTCAGCGCCGCGCCGATCTGGCCCTGCCCCAGGTTGAAGGGCGGCCCGGAGAGCAGGTTCTGGATCTGCTGCAGGCCCGCCACGGCGCCCGCGGAGATCTCGCCCGCCTGCCCGGCCACGGACGGGGCGATTCCCCAGAACACGAGCGCGACGATCGCCAGCGCCCCCACGAGCACGACGCCGGCGGCGAGCGCCGGGGGCCACCCGTGCCGCACGAGCCACGCCGCCGGCGGGTACAGCACGGTCGTCAGCAGCACGCCGAAGATCACCGGCAGGACGACCGTCCAGAGGGCGCCGATGAGCGTCCCGAGCAGGACCGCGCCCAGCGCGATCAGCAGGATCCGGACGCTCCACCAGGCGAGGACCGTCACCCCGGAGCTGATCAGGGCGCCGCGGTCGCATGGCTTCCCGTCCGGTCCGTCCCGGCCCACGACGATCCTCACCGTTCCCCCGCATTCCGCCGCAGCAGGTAGGTGTCCATGATCCAGCCCTTGCGGGCGCGAGCGCTGGTCCTGGTCGTCACGATCTCGTCCCGGACCTCGAGCAGCGGCCCGGAGCACAGCACCTCGTCGGGGGTCCCGAGGTAGGCGCCCCAGTAGATGTCGAGGTCCGCGGCGTCGGCGTCCGGGAGCTCGGCGAAGGCGGTGCCGCCGTCGAGCATCACCACCACGTCGTCGACGTCCGGGGGCAGGCCGCCGGCGATCCGCCGGCCGGTGGTGATCAGCACCGGCCGGCCGATCCGGTTGAGGATCAGCCGGTGCGCGGCCGCGAGGGCCTGGACGCTGGAGATCCCGGGGATCGACGTCACCTCGAAGTCCGTGCCCGTCGCGCGGATCCTCTCCAGCAGGCGCAGGGTGCCGTCGTAGAGCGAGGGGTCGCCCCACACGAGGAAGGCACCGCACCCGCCGTCGGGCAGCTCGTCGTCGATCATCCGGGCGTAGATCTCGGCGCGCCGGTCCTGCCAGTCCACGACGGCCGCGCGGTAGGCCGCCGAGCCCGCGCCCTCCCCCGCCCCGGCGCCCCGGTCCCGCTCCGGGTCCCGGGCCTCGACGACCCGGTAGTTCCTCGTGGGCACGTGCGTGGCGAGGATCTGCGTCCGGAGGGCGGCGAGATCGTCCTTCACCTCGCCCTTGCCGATGAGGAAGAAGACGTCCACCTCGTTGAGGGCCCGCACCGCCTGCACGGTGAGGTGGTCCGGGTTCCCCGCGCCGATCCCGATGACGTGCACCTTTCGCATGGGCAGACCGTAACGGGCGAGGGCGGACGGTTCCGGACGACGGCACCAGGGAGGACGCTCGCGGGAGGGTGGCGCACCTGGTGGACCCGCTTCACCCGGACGGATCGCCCGGCGGGAATGGGCCGCGCCGCCCGGGCCCGCTACCTCGAGCGGTTCGAGGCCGGGGGCCGGGCGAAGCGGCTCCGGGAGGCCTACGACGCGGTGCTGGACCCCGTCCCGGCCTGAACGCGGTTCCGGGCGGTGGCGAACGCCGTCTCCGCCGTCCGGCAGGCCAGCGCGACGAGCGCCAGCGTGGGCCCGACTGCGCCGGCCGTCGGGAAGACCGCGCTACCGGCGACGAAGAGGTTGGCGCATCCGTGCACCCTGGTGTCGGTGTCGACGACGCCGGTGTGGGGTGACTCCGACATCCGCAGCAGGCCCATCTGGTGCGTCCCGTCGGTGAACGGCATGTCCAGCACCTCCTCGACGTCGGAGAGGTCGACCGAGGCGAGCCCCAGCCGTTGCAGCTCCCCGCCGATCATGCGCATCGACGTGACGATGCTCCGCCGGTCCTCCGCCGAGACCGAGTAGTCCACCCGGAGCCGGCGCTGGCCGAGCGCGTCTCGCTCGCGGTCCAGTGTCACCCGGTTCGCCGGGTCCGGGGACTGCTCCGCGTCGAAGCGGAGCCGGCAGTGCGCGCCGTCCAGTGGCATGAACGACGGCAGGATCCGGCCGCCGGTGAGCCGCGGCCGGGCCCAGGACGCGGCGAACGCGCCGACCCGCGGCAGGTCGGCCACGACGTTGCGCAGGTGCCGGGCGATCCCGGTGGTGCCGGTGTACTGGGCGTGCATGCCGGCGGACTTGAAGCCCAGCCGGGCGCGGCCGAGACCCCAGTAGGTGAGCGCGAAGGTGGACAGCAGGCCGTCGCCGTGCGCAGGGTCCTTCGGGTCCGCGAACCAGAGCGCCGCCTTGAGGTTCCGCAGCCGGTGCGCCTCCTGGGTGCGGCGACCGAGCGCCAGCATCCGCCGGGCGTAGACGCCGTCGCCGCTGCTCACGTAGCCGAGCGCGAGGGCCCGGCCCGCGTCCGTCGGCACGATCCGGCCCACCTCGCCGACGGGGTGGGTCATGTAGTGCCGGCCGAGCTGGTCGTGCTCGTTGCCGATGCCCGCGCCACCGTCGGTGTCCGAGGCCAGCAGGATCCGCGTCGACTCCAGCCCGCCCGCCGCCAGCAGGTAGACGCGCGCCCGGACGGTGATCTCCACCCCCGGCCGCGGCACCACGACGGCGGCGGTGACCGCGCCGCCGAGGGGATCGCGGTCGAACCGCGCCACCCCGGCGTGCACGAACAGCCGCACCTGGTCTCCCGTGGCGAGGGCGGTGATCCGCGGGGCGAGCTTCGTGGGCGGGCTCCAGCGCCAGGTGTCGTCCCAGGTCAGGACGTCCGAGGCCGGGACGGGCGACTCCGGGAAACCCGAGCGGGCCGCGGAGTACTCGCAGGACCCGGCCTGCAGGTGCCGCTGGGCGCGGGGGTAGTACCGGCGCAGCTCCGCGTGCGGGATCGGCCAGCCGCTGTCCGGGACCCATTCCCGCGCGTCGAGGTCCAGGTCGTCGAGCGGCGCGCAGCGCCCGCCCCACGTCGCGCTGCTGCCGCCGAGCCGCTTCTGCCGCACCGCTTCGAGGGGGTCGTGCGCGCCGGTGCCCGCGACCCCGCGGTAGGTGTCCAGGGCCTCCCGGTCGGCGCCCTTGCCGCCGCCCTCCAGGACCACGACGTCCGCACCCCGGGAGGCGAGCTCGGCCGCCGCGGCGGCGCCCGCCGGGCCGGTGCCGATCACGCACACCTCGGCGTCGAACGCGGTCCCGGGTTCGACGGTGCGGGCATCGATGATCATTACGGAGGTCCTCCGCCAGGTGTTCGGTGGGCGGCGCGCCGGTGCGCCGGGACGTTGGTGTCGTCGACGCTAACGACGGTGCCTGTGACGACGCTGAGGCGGTCTCGGCGCGGGCCCGGACCTGAGAACACTGAGGGCGGTCGTCGCAGGCGGGCGTTCGCTGACCTTCCGCCGCCGTCCGTTCGTCGCACGGGGCCCCGAGCCGGTTCCGAAGGAGATCACGGGGTGGTTACGGTCGCACGGCCGAACGGGAGACCCCGGGCGGCGCGCCCGGTCGACACGTTCCCCGCCTGCCCGTCGGCATTCCCCCGGGTGCCCATCAGTACGCGGCAGGCGCGGACCAGGGTCCGGCTCCCCACCAGGACCCCCGCGGGACGTGCGAGGACCCCCGAGCATGACCGAACAGCGTGCGCGCCACCGCGCGGGCGAGCAGTCCGATGCGTCCGCCGCCGAGCGCTCCCTCTCGGCCGCGGAACTGCTGGCCAGACTCGCCCCGCCCGGCACCGAGCGCCGTACCGAGCGCCCCACCCGGCACGCCGCCCCGGAGCAGGACACCCCGCCCGCGGGGCTGCCGGAGGGCTGGGTCGGCAACGCCGACCCGTCCGCGGTCACCCGGGTCATCCGGGCCCAGCCCTTCGCGACGCCGCCGTTCCCGCGCTCGCCGCGGACCGCGGCCGCCGCCGTGTCCGTGACGGTGCTCGGCGCCACCGCCGTCCTCACCTCGGTGGGAGGCTCCGTCCCGGCCGGGGTCACCGCGGCCCTGACGACCACGGGCACCGGCTCGATGCGCGCCGTCCCGGAGGGCGAGAACGTCCAGCTCGTCTCGGCCTCGGCTCCGTCGGCGATGAACTCGACGCTCGGCTCGGCCGTCGGCCGGGCGAACGAGGCGTTCCCCGCGGTCTTCGACCGTGCGGACGCCGCCGGGATCGCGGCGAACAACCTCGCCCTCGCGCGCGCCGCGGAGCAGAAGGCCGCCGCGGAGAAGCTCGCCCGGACGAAGGCGGCGCAGGCCCGCTCGGCGCTCTCGACGCAGCCCGCCCGCGCCGCCGGCTCCGGCTCCGGCTCCGGGGACGTCTCCGCCCCGGCCGCCTCGACCGGCTCCGGCCTGGGCGCCAAGGCCCTCGCGCTGGCCACCGGAAAGCTCGGCAAGCCCTACGTGTGGGGTGCCGCCGGGCCGAACTCGTTCGACTGCTCCGGTCTCGTCCAGTGGGCGTTCAGCCAGGTCGGCAAGAGTCTGCCGCACTCCTCCAACGCGCAGTCCCAGCTGGGCACGCCGGTCGACCAGGCCAATCTGCAGCCCGGCGACCTGGTGTTCTTCTACTCCCCGGTCAGCCACGTCGGCATCTACGCGGGTAACGGCAAGATCCTCAACGCCAGCACCTCCGGGGAGCCGGTGAAGTACTCGGACATGGTGAACATGCCGTTCCACAACGCCGTCCGCCTGTGAGCGCGAAACCTCCCCTGTGAGCGTGGAACCTCGCTAGAACGAGGTTCCCCGCTCACGACCCCGGGTGAGCTCCGGAAACGCGATCAGGCCCCCGCGCAGGCACGTCCGGCGGCGTCACGCCAGCACGAGCTCACCGACCTCGCCGGAGAGCACCGCGCGGGCCTCGTCGTCGAGGCCCGCGTCGGTCACGAGCACGTCCGCCTCGGCCAGCGAGGCGATCGTCGAGATCCCGGTGACGCCCCACTTCGAGCTGTCCGCGACCACCACCAGCCGGTGGCCCGCCTCGACCAGCGCCCGGTCCGTCTCGCTCTCCATCAGGTTCGGCGTGGTGAACCCGGCCGCCGCGGACATCCCGTGCACGCCGAGGAAGACGAGGTCCAGGTTCAGCGCCCGCAGCGCCGTCACCGCGACCGGCCCGACCAGCGCCTCCGAGGGGGTGCGGATCCCTCCGGTGAGGATCACCATCCGGTCCGGCCGGTCTCCCAGGTGCAGCACCTCGGCGGCGGCCAGGGAGTTGGTGACGACCGTCAGCCCGGGGACGTCGACGAGCCGGCGGGCGAGCTCGCACGTCGTCGTCCCGGCGGAGAGGCCGACGACGGAACCGGGCTCGACGAGCCGGGCGGCGGCCCGCGCGATCCCCTCCTTCTCCGCGAGGTGCCGGCCGGACTTCGCGGAGA is a window of Pseudonocardia sp. T1-2H DNA encoding:
- a CDS encoding SsgA family sporulation/cell division regulator, with amino-acid sequence MTSDSVQQDMFTVLHGQPAPVVTRWTYTATDPFAVTLAVRTRHDRWVEWLVGRDLVLEGLSRPTGDGDIRMSPQLVQGYDIVEIEIRSTDGRAVLEVDRDLLRHFVDSTAEMIAFGEESDRMDLDGMIERISQSCAE
- a CDS encoding DUF5313 family protein; amino-acid sequence: MRGRRPDPVRWLWYALGGGLPPRYREWVLHDLTTRSWFARHLFRAVVQMALPGIVLIAVLPVPLWVRLVGVLGGVLVGIPYAVAYAYESAEHRATKAGFPPGTSERVRSEGFAGERAAAAARYAERYRSPDPGPDRPGERPPGS
- a CDS encoding cytochrome P450, translating into MSTTDRITAGASPTTGCPVDHGRAPAYPFAAPEALDLGPRYKELRAEEPLSRITLPYGGEAWLAVRHADVRTVLADPRFSRAAVVGADVPRARPEIDTQAASILNMDPPEHTRLRKLVARAFTARRVERLRPRAEEITAELLAGMRAAGAPADLMEHLAVPLPVTIICELLGVPVADRDVFRAGADAALSTSSRSPQERLQAGQDMIAYMAGLVARRRAEPTEDLLGALVLARDSEDRLTEAELIGLGIGILVAGHETTMNHIGNFTYALLTGPGAADRLRADPDGVPAAVEELLRHTPLGAGAGFVRIATEDVELGGVTVRAGEGVIVAIHSANRDDAVFDDADALRLDRAVNPHIGFGHGPHHCLGAQLARMELQVAMGALTREFPDLALATPPEDVAWKSGGFVRGPETLMLTW
- a CDS encoding TetR/AcrR family transcriptional regulator, with the translated sequence MKPERPRPDPDAPTAGPPRPRDSSATRRSLLAAARELFATDGYDGTTVRAIAERAGVNQALLFRHFGNKEQLFAEAVAGQALDVLHDGPPQEVLRRTLEAMLATGPDDSAESTLFFAALRSQGNTEAARTVRAQLREAYGGALAALVATDDPADAELRADLTLAWLLGIALLRRVIHSDALTAAEPETVIGHVVRATDALLGPVDSA
- the cobF gene encoding precorrin-6A synthase (deacetylating), whose protein sequence is MRKVHVIGIGAGNPDHLTVQAVRALNEVDVFFLIGKGEVKDDLAALRTQILATHVPTRNYRVVEARDPERDRGAGAGEGAGSAAYRAAVVDWQDRRAEIYARMIDDELPDGGCGAFLVWGDPSLYDGTLRLLERIRATGTDFEVTSIPGISSVQALAAAHRLILNRIGRPVLITTGRRIAGGLPPDVDDVVVMLDGGTAFAELPDADAADLDIYWGAYLGTPDEVLCSGPLLEVRDEIVTTRTSARARKGWIMDTYLLRRNAGER
- a CDS encoding enoyl-CoA hydratase/isomerase family protein gives rise to the protein MTASTAVGIERLADGVVLVELRRPPHNYFDVPLITALADLYAELDADTAVHAIVLASEGRNFCAGANFGGDGDRTEAISTDVAGSLYAQGVRLFSVGTPVVAAVQGIAIGGGLGLAVSADFRVAGPGTRFSANFSRLGLHQGFGLSVSLPRVVGRQHALDMLLTGRRVGADEALRFGLADRLAATDDGIRADAVALATEIAAAAPLAVRSIRATQKAGLAEEVAAITAHEAAEQLWLRGTADFAEGVAASLQRRAPRFTGS
- a CDS encoding DUF5709 domain-containing protein, with translation MAQIRKSETDDEDEYSPAPDMAETMQLSSEESLTGPFAADPLDAGWVPPDRPVAATDYGVTPAEQRAGETLDSRLRREIPEDAVVTDPDRSGRLEAADTAPDGWPASDGAARDVGPAGGAASAEEAAVHELDDAVDPVVDDGPVGDPEVTASLEEDLHPEDAEVDAGLDVRNDPEFGDAADADLAPGDAASRIDGLPEAGGAAAAADGRADAGPGAFGR
- a CDS encoding C40 family peptidase, whose protein sequence is MTEQRARHRAGEQSDASAAERSLSAAELLARLAPPGTERRTERPTRHAAPEQDTPPAGLPEGWVGNADPSAVTRVIRAQPFATPPFPRSPRTAAAAVSVTVLGATAVLTSVGGSVPAGVTAALTTTGTGSMRAVPEGENVQLVSASAPSAMNSTLGSAVGRANEAFPAVFDRADAAGIAANNLALARAAEQKAAAEKLARTKAAQARSALSTQPARAAGSGSGSGDVSAPAASTGSGLGAKALALATGKLGKPYVWGAAGPNSFDCSGLVQWAFSQVGKSLPHSSNAQSQLGTPVDQANLQPGDLVFFYSPVSHVGIYAGNGKILNASTSGEPVKYSDMVNMPFHNAVRL
- a CDS encoding AI-2E family transporter; translated protein: MGRDGPDGKPCDRGALISSGVTVLAWWSVRILLIALGAVLLGTLIGALWTVVLPVIFGVLLTTVLYPPAAWLVRHGWPPALAAGVVLVGALAIVALVFWGIAPSVAGQAGEISAGAVAGLQQIQNLLSGPPFNLGQGQIGAALNSIVAQLQASATTIAGGVLTGVSAVASGLLNVVLALVLAFFFVKDGPRFVPWLVGVTGDRAGRHLRPLLDRTWRTLGGFIRTQALVSLVDAVFIGVGLLILGVPLALPLVVLTFFGGFIPIIGALVAGALAVLVALVTKGFTTALIVLAIIIAVQQIEGNVLQPVLQSRSLKLHGAVVLLAVTAGGALYGIAGAFLAVPVAAVAAEILRYMGQEIDLRTGKGDPEDPTDVLAEDVADPAEPTGAVPAADSGTAPEPAARTDM
- a CDS encoding FAD-dependent oxidoreductase, with the translated sequence MIIDARTVEPGTAFDAEVCVIGTGPAGAAAAAELASRGADVVVLEGGGKGADREALDTYRGVAGTGAHDPLEAVRQKRLGGSSATWGGRCAPLDDLDLDAREWVPDSGWPIPHAELRRYYPRAQRHLQAGSCEYSAARSGFPESPVPASDVLTWDDTWRWSPPTKLAPRITALATGDQVRLFVHAGVARFDRDPLGGAVTAAVVVPRPGVEITVRARVYLLAAGGLESTRILLASDTDGGAGIGNEHDQLGRHYMTHPVGEVGRIVPTDAGRALALGYVSSGDGVYARRMLALGRRTQEAHRLRNLKAALWFADPKDPAHGDGLLSTFALTYWGLGRARLGFKSAGMHAQYTGTTGIARHLRNVVADLPRVGAFAASWARPRLTGGRILPSFMPLDGAHCRLRFDAEQSPDPANRVTLDRERDALGQRRLRVDYSVSAEDRRSIVTSMRMIGGELQRLGLASVDLSDVEEVLDMPFTDGTHQMGLLRMSESPHTGVVDTDTRVHGCANLFVAGSAVFPTAGAVGPTLALVALACRTAETAFATARNRVQAGTGSSTAS
- a CDS encoding ATP-binding protein — its product is MANPLETVEYVHRVWPADPGQLSLIRCQMLSWLEPLGMTPDRNDDVVLAVGEAVENVVQHAYPEGGGGDVELTLWTETGALNIEITDHGLWQEPVAPVPDAAPAPGGRGIRMMQHTVETVLVHYDARGSRVLLRVALPSARPEPVEA